A window of the Dioscorea cayenensis subsp. rotundata cultivar TDr96_F1 chromosome 14, TDr96_F1_v2_PseudoChromosome.rev07_lg8_w22 25.fasta, whole genome shotgun sequence genome harbors these coding sequences:
- the LOC120275451 gene encoding thaumatin-like protein 1b, giving the protein MSMDGKPRRRIRAFSSFLLFLLFVQEAQPTSFTFSNNCNYTVWAGTLSGATSQSLSETGFKLTPAFSTTLSAPPGWSGRFWGRTLCSTDSTGKFSCTTADCATGTIPCNGAGSVPPATLAEITLSNNGGQDFYDISLVDGFNLPMSLSPVGGRGDCEPASCAWDVNTVCPSEMQVTSKSSGAVIACRSACNAFGDAKYCCTGAYASPSSCKPTNYSKLFKDVCPDAYSFAFDDPSSTFTCIGATTYLVTFCP; this is encoded by the exons ATGTCAATGGATGgaaaaccaagaagaagaataagagcaTTCTCatcctttctcttgtttctccTCTTTGTCCAAG AAGCACAACCGACATCCTTTACCTTCTCCAACAACTGCAATTACACAGTTTGGGCTGGGACACTCTCCGGTGCAACCTCACAGTCGTTATCTGAAACTGGCTTCAAGCTCACCCCGGCATTCTCCACAACCCTCTCAGCTCCACCGGGCTGGTCCGGCCGCTTCTGGGGACGAACTCTCTGCTCCACAGATTCCACTGGCAAATTCTCCTGCACCACCGCCGATTGTGCAACTGGCACAATCCCTTGCAATGGTGCCGGCTCCGTACCTCCAGCCACCTTAGCCGAGATCACTCTCAGTAACAATGGTGGCCAAGACTTCTACGACATCAGCCTCGTCGATGGCTTCAACCTACCAATGTCTCTATCACCTGTGGGTGGCCGTGGGGATTGCGAGCCAGCGAGCTGTGCCTGGGACGTGAACACCGTTTGCCCAAGTGAAATGCAAGTCACTAGTAAGTCTAGTGGCGCCGTGATCGCTTGCAGGAGTGCTTGCAATGCTTTCGGAGATGCTAAATATTGCTGCACTGGAGCTTATGCAAGTCCCAGTTCTTGCAAGCCTACTAATTATTCCAAATTGTTCAAGGATGTATGCCCTGATGCTTATAGCTTTGCTTTTGATGATCCCTCTAGTACTTTCACTTGCATTGGTGCTACTACTTATCTTGTTACCTTTTGCCCTTAG